From one Bacteroides intestinalis DSM 17393 genomic stretch:
- the gap gene encoding type I glyceraldehyde-3-phosphate dehydrogenase — MIKVGINGFGRIGRFVFRAAMKRNDIQIVGINDLCPVDYLAYMLKYDTMHGQFDGTIEADVENSKLIVNGQAIRITAERNPADLKWDAVGAEYVVESTGLFLSKDKAQAHIEAGAKYVVMSAPSKDDTPMFVCGVNEKTYVKGTQFVSNASCTTNCLAPIAKVLNDKFGILDGLMTTVHSTTATQKTVDGPSMKDWRGGRAASGNIIPSSTGAAKAVGKVIPALNGKLTGMSMRVPTLDVSVVDLTVNLAKPATYAEICAAMKEASEGELKGILGYTEDAVVSSDFLGDARTSIFDAKAGIALTDTFVKVVSWYDNEIGYSNKVLDLIAHMASVNN; from the coding sequence ATGATTAAAGTAGGTATTAATGGATTCGGACGTATCGGACGTTTCGTATTCCGCGCTGCAATGAAAAGAAACGATATCCAAATCGTTGGTATTAACGACCTTTGCCCGGTTGACTACTTGGCTTACATGCTGAAGTATGACACTATGCACGGTCAGTTCGACGGAACAATCGAAGCAGATGTTGAAAACAGCAAATTGATCGTTAATGGCCAGGCTATCCGCATCACTGCAGAAAGAAACCCGGCTGACTTGAAATGGGATGCTGTAGGTGCAGAATACGTAGTTGAATCTACTGGTTTGTTCCTGAGCAAAGACAAAGCTCAAGCTCACATCGAAGCTGGTGCAAAATATGTAGTAATGTCTGCTCCTTCTAAAGATGACACCCCGATGTTCGTTTGCGGTGTAAACGAAAAAACATACGTGAAAGGTACTCAATTCGTATCTAACGCTTCTTGTACTACTAACTGTTTGGCTCCTATCGCTAAAGTATTGAACGACAAGTTCGGTATCTTGGATGGTTTGATGACTACAGTTCACTCTACAACTGCTACTCAGAAGACAGTTGACGGTCCTTCTATGAAAGACTGGAGAGGTGGTCGTGCTGCTTCTGGCAACATCATCCCGTCTTCTACTGGTGCTGCTAAGGCTGTAGGTAAAGTAATCCCTGCTTTGAACGGCAAATTGACTGGTATGTCTATGCGTGTTCCGACTTTGGACGTATCTGTAGTTGACTTGACAGTTAACTTGGCTAAACCGGCTACTTACGCTGAAATCTGTGCTGCTATGAAAGAAGCTTCAGAAGGCGAATTGAAGGGTATCCTGGGTTACACTGAAGATGCAGTAGTTTCTTCTGACTTCTTGGGTGACGCTCGTACTTCTATCTTCGATGCAAAAGCTGGTATCGCTTTGACTGATACTTTCGTAAAAGTTGTATCTTGGTATGACAACGAAATCGGTTACTCTAACAAGGTTCTTGACCTGATCGCTCACATGGCTTCAGTTAACAACTAA